From the Colletotrichum lupini chromosome 10, complete sequence genome, one window contains:
- a CDS encoding signalosome subunit, translated as MASSDVNPLISNQKSSELQAILHPLVLLTISDYITRHTLRSQQGPIVGALLGQQNGREITVEHAFDCHTIPAPEVEGGYLLDSGRFGARLEQIHKDRSLDLVGWYTLLAVTGPTPTILPIHHQLLSEFNESALLLGFHPEEVFTHSVGGKLPMTIYESNYEVDDPRAAEAEGEDKKMDDGESKLKLRFRELPYTVETGEAEMISMDHVARGAGNATAVEAPKETAKPKVQLVESGGKRRVVVADSADGDDTEAQLSPEEEEMVAALTAKANAVKMLQGRIRLITTYLERLPAEPLAGADQADAASATTGAQTTPSHTILRQIQALVNRLDLVVPSDAEGFEKEVLCEENEVAITSRLNDLMQSISGMRDLGKKFSIAESARVRNRGGAAAADFSSYGPSGFNLPGAGDIMM; from the exons ATGGCTTCCTCCGACGTGAACCCTCTCATTTCGAACCAAAAGTCCTCGGAGCTCCAGGCAATCCTCCACCCTCTGGTCCTCCTCACCATATCCGACTACATCACCCGCCATACTCTGCGGTCGCAGCAAGGACCCATTGTCGGCGCCCTTCTCGGCCAGCAGAATGGTCGCGAGATTACTGTTGAACATGCGTTTGATTGTCACACGATACCGGCACCTGAGGTGGAAGGAGGTTACCTTCTGGACTCCGGGCGCTTCGGCGCAAGACTAGAGCAGA TACACAAGGACCGAAGCCTAGACCTGGTCGGCTGGTACACTCTACTCGCAGTGACAGGCCCGACACCGACCATCCTCCCGATCCACCACCAGCTCCTCTCCGAATTCAACGAGTCGGCTCTCCTCCTTGGCTTCCACCCTGAGGAAGTCTTTACTCATTCCGTGGGCGGCAAGCTGCCCATGACCATCTATGAGTCCAACTATgaggtagacgacccgaGGGCTGCCGAGGCTGAGGGCGAGGACAAGAAGATGGATGACGGAGAATCAAAGCTCAAGCTACGCTTCCGCGAGCTGCCATACACGGTAGAGACGGGCGAGGCTGAGATGATCAGCATGGACCATGTTGCGCGCGGTGCCGGCAACGCGACCGCCGTCGAAGCTCCCAAGGAGACCGCGAAGCCCAAGGTTCAGCTCGTTGAGTCGGGCGGCAAGCGTCGCGTCGTCGTTGCCGACAGCGCAGACGGCGACGATACAGAGGCCCAGCTGTCTCCTGAAGAGGAAGAGATGGTGGCCGCCCTCACGGCCAAGGCGAACGCCGTCAAGATGCTTCAGGGCCGCATCCGCCTCATCACAACCTACCTCGAGCGCCTGCCGGCCGAACCCCTTGCCGGGGCGGACCAAGCCGACGCCGCATCCGCCACCACAGGTGCACAAACTACACCATCTCACACCATCCTCCGCCAGATTCAAGCCCTCGTGAACCGGCTGGATCTCGTTGTTCCCTCTGACGCGGAGGGCTTCGAAAAGGAGGTACTCTGCGAGGAGAACGAGGTCGCCATCACGTCACGTCTCAACGACCTCATGCAGAGTATCAGTGGCATGCGCGACCTGGGCAAGAAGTTCAGCATCGCCGAGTCCGCACGTGTCAGGAACCGCGGCGGTGCGGCGGCGGCCGACTTCTCCAGCTACGGCCCTTCCGGCTTCAACCTCCCGGGCGCGGGAGACATTATGATGTAG